AGATTctgaaagattaaaagaactcTTATAATTTTTGTTGATAGTCTCCCCTGATTATTGTATTCTTTCTGCAGGTTAGTTCATCATGGTTTTCCAATTATAGTTGACACATATTCTTTCACAgtttttctcaaaatttgggGAGAAAAATATGGGTTCAGGTTTTGAGATTGTGTATACTTAGTAGTAACCTTATATGCAAGTAAGAAGGAACCGTGTGCTgtattatctttttcaagtgTATTGTCATTCTCATATTGGtcgaatttattttatttaatttttattctttttatatgtATCTACTTATTAAAATTCTTGTGAAAGATATTAATCATATTAAGAAACCAAAAGAAATGAAAGATACCCTTATGTTTGCTTTTCAAGCTAATAGAGTTATAGAGAGGggttttttgttaatttaatcCCAAGAGGGATTATATGAGTTATTAGGCAAACGAATTTGTTGAACAATGGATTCACTTGCAATCTGGTGATCTTTCTCAGTTCCCTATTTTCATGCGAGTGGAgttccttaattttctttcgTCCGAGAGTAATTTTGCAAACCtgcaattattaatatatatttagtaaTATGGTATGTGAAGTTTTTGTTGAACCTCATGGTTGCAATAACTaacttaatatattaataaaaataaataaaggaacTCACCTTTTGAGCTCTTGCTGATTACTGCCTTTATTTGGAACAGGTTGGTATCGACCAGTATCTAGATTGACACGTGTAACAGGGTTTGTGAGCAACTCCTCACCTTTTTTGACGAGATTATCTAAATTCTCTTTTGTTGCTTTATCTGCGGAAGCTAATtccccatccaatgttccctgttacaaaaaaattacaatgaaaaaattatttaattaggtTAAAAAATGTTTGTAAAAGAGATAAACTCACAAGAAATTTTTTGGTAATAacagttaaaagaaaaaagagaaataacaaCTACACATTTctagtaaatattatttttccaaTAAAATCAGTCGCTAAAATCAATtactatatatttgtatatttttaatgtatattcaGTACTGGTAGCTGATTTTAGTAAACATCTAGTATGGTTGATTACAATTTgaccaaaataaaaacaataattgtGATTACTTACTTGGATTCGGAGGTAATTGTCTTCAGAATGAAGAGCAGTAAAGATGACACAGTTGTGATAATCAACCATGTCAGTGCTTGCTTCACTATAACAATCTATTATGGGAGTTGATCCTGAGTccaataaccaattcaaaataCCCCATTTGGCCACCTTCTTAGCCTCGTATTTGTGCTCATTCCTGTTTGTTCCTGTCCCCAGCGATAGCACTAGAAACCGATCAAAATCCAATGGATTAATCTTCCCTTCACCTGGCTTCCTTAGCAGCTTCTTGCTCACTTCTCTCACTCCAACCAAAGTCTGATCAAATATGATCACCAATATTAACAATTTACCAGCAAATATAATTAAGTATGTTATGATCATCAGTTAATTACTACCGGATTGTTAGCCGCCACCCCACCATCGATGAGGTTGAATTCTTTGATGATGTTtccattttcatctttttttgtaaaataataagCTGGCAAAAGAGTTGGAGCAGCCGTAGTGCCTATGCAAATGTCTGAAATTGGAACATCCAACTCTGGCTCTGTTTCCAGCTGCAAAAGAATTTCAACTATTTTTAGAAATTGATCTCAATTATAATATCTATTAAATTTAACCGTTAAAATTATTGGAATACTGATGTTCCAGAAACACTTGAATATTATAGGTCTAAACAAATACAACAATGTATAAGCTCtgaataattaatgaataaaccTGATAAGAGGAGAAGATGGTAGGTTGAAGTATTTTGATATCAAAAGTTGTAATAGCAATGTTT
The Arachis duranensis cultivar V14167 chromosome 5, aradu.V14167.gnm2.J7QH, whole genome shotgun sequence genome window above contains:
- the LOC107487783 gene encoding patatin-like protein 1, coding for MENHPTLLSSPENLPPKYGNLITVLSIDGGGIRGIIPGVILDFLESQLQELDGEGARIADYFDIIAGTSTGGLVASMLAAPNPKATNRPLFAAKDIVPFYLEHSPKIFPQTSGIFAWLINTIKVLLGSKYDGKYLHKLVKETVGDTIMLSQTVTNIAITTFDIKILQPTIFSSYQLETEPELDVPISDICIGTTAAPTLLPAYYFTKKDENGNIIKEFNLIDGGVAANNPTLVGVREVSKKLLRKPGEGKINPLDFDRFLVLSLGTGTNRNEHKYEAKKVAKWGILNWLLDSGSTPIIDCYSEASTDMVDYHNCVIFTALHSEDNYLRIQGTLDGELASADKATKENLDNLVKKGEELLTNPVTRVNLDTGRYQPVPNKGSNQQELKRFAKLLSDERKLRNSTRMKIGN